Genomic segment of Candidatus Methylomirabilota bacterium:
CCGCGGTCGCCGCGCTGCCGCTCCTCAACGCCTGCCTCAACGCGACGAGCGCGGCGCTCCTGACGGCGGGCTACGTCTCGATCCGGACGAAGCGGGTCACCGCCCACAAGACGTGCATGCTCTCGGCGCTCGTGGTTTCGACGCTCTTCCTGGTCTCCTACGTGACCTACCACGCGCTGGCGGGCTCGCGGCCGTTCGGCGGGCGGGGCGTCCTCCGCCTCGTCTACTTCCCGCTGCTGATCTCCCACGTCACGCTCGCGGCGGCGATCGTCCCGCTCGCGCTGACCACGGTGTACCGTGCGCTGCGGGCCGACTTCGGCCGCCACGTGAGGATCGCCCGCTGGACGCTCCCGCTCTGGCTCTACGTCTCCGTGACCGGCGTGCTCGTCTACTGGATGCTCTACCGTCTCTAAATCGGAGGGGGCGACATTACAGGCGCGCCCGTGGGGCGCGACGGCCCCCTCCGAGACCTCCCCCAGGATTCGATTGCGGCGGCAAAGCCGCCGCTCGAACCGCGCTCACGGAGCTAGACGAGCTCGCCGCGGAGCACCGTGACCGCCTGGCCGCCGAGC
This window contains:
- a CDS encoding DUF420 domain-containing protein — its product is MTDRAARIAIGLVSAGVVAVVAYLLLGHRPDAGGAPAVAALPLLNACLNATSAALLTAGYVSIRTKRVTAHKTCMLSALVVSTLFLVSYVTYHALAGSRPFGGRGVLRLVYFPLLISHVTLAAAIVPLALTTVYRALRADFGRHVRIARWTLPLWLYVSVTGVLVYWMLYRL